The region aataatCAATGCTGCTCatcaaagctgttaaccctttaaatgcagctgtcaattctgacagcggcagttAAATACCCCGATAGATGTTCGGAggtcccgcacagcccccccGATGAGATCGTGGGTTGTTGTATTGTTGCCATGGTAGCtggaggtcttctgaaaggcccgaggattaaaaattaaaaaaaaatcttttgccatacttttaataaatgaatctacaggatgtcccgcaaaaaaacgagcttttgcacaactatgtggacgaaaaaattaaaaagttatggccgtcagaagatggcggcaaaaaataattttaaaaaatttaatatctttagaaaaaaataacagTAGTACAACAAcacaaactgtataaatttggtattgtagtaattgtactgacccatcaAATAAAGGTATAATACCATCGTTGTTGCACTGTAtacgtcgtagaaacaagaccctcccaaagattgcagaattttcattttttttccatttcattccacttagaatttttaaaaagtttttccgcACATTAGAGGATGCatcaaatagtaccattgaaaaatacaacttgttccccaaaaaacaacaagtcctcagacatctatgtcaatggataaataaaagagttatgatttcttaaaaggaaaggggggggtgaaaaaacgaaaatgagggGAAAAAGGGcagtgtccttaagaggttaaaatacAAACTACAAAAAACAACTTACCTTTGAAATGTTTTTGACAGTAAATTAACAAGGAGACAGTGATAATAAGTACACAGACTCCTCCGGCGGTTGCCATGATGTATACTAACAATGTAAAAGTGTGAAAGGTATTGGTAATATCTGTGGtattggctaaaaaaaaacagagaaagAGTATCAAAAACATAATATTAATCAGAACATTGTTATCAGGTtccaaaaaggatttttattattGGACTTCCCGATATGGAGTTAGGGTCCAGACCCTGCTATGGGACAAACTTgcattttcctcattgtgacttACTATTACTGCAGATATTTGCCTCGGAAGTCTATAACTGTCAATGTGAGCAATGTCCTAATACGTAATGAGCCCCACAGACCTCCAACACCCGAAAGACTGCCTACTGCTAAGCCCATTTGGACAAACTTAAGACCCAGCAACTCAAGTGGTCAACAAGTGCCAGCCAAGCTTAATCTCTGTCTGGCAGCATGAGATAGTTTAGGACTGTCTAATCACAATTTATTAAACAACCTCTTAAAGCTAAAGGGTCCAGTCAGTAAAAGGGGAATTCAATGATACATTTTCACTCAAACTTCCTTTAATTTCATACTTAAGAAATGATATTCCCTTGAGGTAATTTGgggaaaaatgcacaaaaatcaccAACAGTTTTCCACAGAAGTATGGATTTACCTGTCTCTGTTATGTTTATAGCGGTAAGATTTTCAGCCACAAATTCATCTGAAAATGAAACAAAATACAATCGATCTGTAGCAGCACAACGGGGAAAATGTATTTCACATCCTCATTCACACACTTGTACTTTTTTATGTACAATTTggtacttttttctttttgtaatagGAAGGTAAGGTGATTTCACACTCAGGTTTTTGTGGTTTTAAgtcaaaaatctgcacaaaatacTGCCACAAAAACACATGTGCGAAAGTATATTAAGAGTATTAAAATGTCTTTAAATGTGGCTTTAGCTCTATAGGAAATGCAATGCATCTATCTAATACAAAGTGATTTTTTAAGAAATAGTTTGACATAAAAGATATTCTCACCTTATTTAAAGATATGCTGTATATTCCATTTGCAATTAATTTCAATCAATTAATTAGGAAAATAATTCATTCCATcattcatttttaaaattttttatctaTATTTTATCTATaacaaacaggaaaagtaaaaatTCTAGTAACTAAACTTTGTTATAGGTATAGTATGAAAAAATGAAATCTGATAATTGTACAATAATATTTCCGTTCAAGCTAAGGACCTCTTCCTCAGGCTCGGCCTTTCCTACTGTGCATTTTCTTTCTGACCAAAGCCTAACAATTAAGTCTATGTTCAGATGCTTAGTTACATCAATTTTGCACATGATGTAAGTGAAAGGCACGCAACAAAAGTATTGGAATTGAacatttgggttatatatttTGGGCACAGTTATATAATAcacaaaagtacaataaaaacatGCTGCAAACCCTCATGCTATCACTGGTAGGGTTGAACCTCCCCAAATAATGTGCAGTAAGCTTCATAACAATAAAGAGTAAGTGAGGACATGTAGCAGGGCCAAAGGATAGAGCAGGCCCGGCATGGCTGGGTTAAGGTGGTAAAGTAGGCCAAATAATTTATAGTGGATAGGGTTAAAAGAGATGAAATGGGGGTTAAAGTTATTGTGAAGGAGTTGGGTGGGGGGAGATAGTAAACGCTTTAGTGACGTTGGCTTACCCAACCTGTTAAACACATAGGATGGTGAGGAGGAGTTCCCTTCTATCCAGACCAGCAACAGCCCacccacccttagggctcattcagatgagcgtgtttatgtgcgtacaatagggcgcacataaccacgcgtctattagaactattggtttcctatgatgtgttcacatgtctgtcttctacaggcgtgcaaacgcacgtacctgcaaaaaaataggacttgcgtgcacataggtccgtgctgcgcatcaatattccctgcggggagtccactcatcactgaacaccgtgacagcactgttacagtgttcagggaTGATGGCACTccgcattcaatgaatggctgagcgctgcctgtgattggctgagcacttagccaatcagacgcaaccctttcagccggcggggattttaaatctccgtcgGCTGAAAGAGCTTtaaagcagtgcagggagaccaagcagctagacacgcctgagccctgaTAGCAGTGAGTCGGCAcattgcagctgggggaatcactaTTTGGCTCTGCTGATAAGGGCTCTGCCAGACCTCCCTGAAGCTTGGTTCTAATTAAGTTTATCATTATGTTAtttatgattatatatatatatatatatatatatatatgggcgaatatgtagggggtgcagagggtgcggtcgcacctgggcccaggagccctagggggcccataaagcctcgcttccccatattgcaagccaatactatcaatgaagcttaaTAGTTTGGGgcccatttccatattttgccctggggcccagcagcttcaagttacacctctatatatatatatttttttttgtgtgtgtgtgtgtgtgtgtaagtaatTAATAAAGAGGCTGCTGTGGCTGTTCTTCTCCATCGTCACTCAGTGTCAGAGTTTATTATTTAAAAGGAGAATTTGGGATGGCAGTTGGGGAAAGGGTGGCTGCACAGTCGGAACACATTCAGCAATACCCCAAGACGTGTAAAATCAGGTAAAAAATAAacagctttaggccttagtcagacgggcgatttttcgcgcgatttgcggatcgcatgacggatgcgcatccgcaaatcgcgtgaccggtgcgcgcaagtcgcccgcaaatcgcccgaaaatctgctcctagccgcgtttcattagaaacgggccggagctgtccagcgcattgcattcaatggagacggcaatacagccgtctccattgaaagcaatgcgccgcgggcgagcccgggatgaattgtcggtaagggcttaaatatataagcccttccctgcaatccatcctaaaatgtgttaaaataaaaaaaaaattgtatactcaccttctcccggcagccggagctccgcggggcagtcctgcagtgggtgtgaagggggtgtgagtcagacctgccccctgattggctcagcgccggccccattgagcgcacatagagaagagaacaggaatcgcagatcgcagataggtgcgatctgcgatttttttgttctataatttatcggacgagcgcataaaaagcgctcatgtgtccgataccattgcaaagcaatggtattataaaatcgccggacgcatgcgcatgcgcaaatcgcgcgaaaaatcacccgtctgactaaggcctttaaAGGAAGCAAAATCACATAAAAATATGGAGAAAtctattacttaaaaaaaatgttagagacATATACATGTTTCTATCAGCTGGTTGCACTAACCCTTTATTATCCTTTTTGAAGTGGCCTAGAGAAAAAGAAATTGACCCAAGGACCCCAATGAGAACTTATGACACTCACCAGATATAACAACTTGTACTGTTTTGCCCATTAGCGAATGCTTCCCATAGTTGGCTTTACATTTATAATATCCAGTGTCATTTATTTGTACCGACTTAAACTTCAGAACATAAACAGCATATGTTTTCTGATTTTCCATACTAGAGTAGATCTCTTCTCCAATTCTCACAGGATCACACGATGGTTCATTTATTTTACACCAAGTAACATTGGGTGATCCCTGGTGACACAGCCGCACCGGACACTTCAGGGTGAGAGGCTGCCCAGGTGACTTGCCAAACTTATGTTGTCCTGTCATGTTTATTTCAGGTGCACACGATGAATTGTCTTCTAGGAGAAAGACCAAAAAGAGCATTGGTTACCCAGTTGGTAAATCGAAGCCTCTTCTAGTGCTCTGCTCCTTACTGGCTGGCTGCACAGTAGCAGGACTCACTCTTACGAGTGGAACTGGGTGGCACTACTGGGCATGTGTGACCCCAGGACTGGACACACTAGATGGATGCTCAGAGAGGAATCAGAAGAGCAGCAAGGAGTGCCAATAGACGTATCTAAACAGCAACATCTAGACATAGGAgcatttttttgaaaattattcCAAATGAAAACAGTTGTTCTGTTCAGTGAGAGCTACCCAAGAAATGTAATATTTAATcacgggacaaccctttaaagaggcattccaggcatttactattgatgacctgttcccaggatagctcatcaatagttgatcggctgaggtctgccactcaggatcccaaccaatcagctgatcctcaagCCCACTCTCAGTGCAGCAGGGACAGACATCCGCATCATCGTTCAGAGCTGGAAATGTAATAGAAGACTtcactcacattgaaatcaatggaagcaatgCCTTTTATTACACTTCTGGTTCTGACTGCAGTGAGGAGTTGGAAGGGTAATGGAAGGtatcacttccattgatttcaataggagtgaatcCTTCTATTAGAATTTTGTCCGTAACCACTGATGCAGATATCTGACCTTGCTGCACTGATAGCAGActggggaatcagctgatcagcggggttcCCGAGTGGCAgagccccaccaatcaactattgattacctatcctgaggacaggtcatcaatagtaaatttgtaaCAGTCAatacccagaatacccctttaagaagtgtAAGAAACAAGAAtattagtgttaaaaaaatgagATTGACATATTTAAGTGCTGTTCCTTATAGTGTACAGATGTAAGCTATGCTGTCCATATAGAGTAGGGTCTGTGTACATGGGGTGCACCATCCATGAGGCAAGGTGGGAACTTTGCCTCAGGCATCACCTATTCCTTACTTTTAAGGAGTAGCATAGAAACCATCTGAGTACTTTCCCATATCAAATTTGGGGAGGAAGAGGccccattttatttttattcactGAAGACAGCAAACAGACTGGAAGAATTCATGAGAGTGCCTCCTTACCTGCCAAGTGCTTGGGCATAGTCTCATGGGCTTAATGTTTACTTCCCAGTCTACCATGCGTGACTGAcgattatgagaaatctatagcacagataacacacagggctggtgaccccctaacatcaatttagggaccataaaactttcacaacccttatcagtggactaattaggtatttactcctccgctcatcctgttctggtatcgTTTTAAGTGTACATTAATCACTTCATGTCTGTGTCTtttcatatagatagatagatagatagatagagagagagagagagagatctatatatatatatctatatatactgtgagaaggtgaccggcaaagtgctggagggcatatatatttcgcctaggatgctctcctatgaggctttggggagcacttggccaggtacgtgccaccgagcagcctgggctcggtggaggaagccggcagtatggtgtcagtaacattaagttactgacacgttgtagtgagtaggtggctccaagccgcataatccgggccggcttttctggagtgaccaaagtgaagggtgggatggtcactcccacgtaccaggtgaggctggtaccaggccatataaagcctgggcctacagggcctaggggagagctgagacctctgcaggtctgagagtcctggctggctgtgtgtaggagccatttgtgttaccagtgtgtagacagggacgctccatgtatagtaagtgctcagacgagcaggatttatgttatgtttgcctgatgttaaggcctgtattttgcttttgtttgcttggaaataaacccaggcaaagcctggactaaagactttatcctatgtgtcactgtctctgactgcttatgcccaggttgctaccgatcctaaacgctaatcccacacaatacacacacacatatatatatatatatatatatatatacacacctcttcagatctattccattatgcgtgatgaagaaccctaagtaggtttgaaagcttgctataccatcattaaaagatatcatatctataaggttacttggtttctcttgcttggaacaatcacattttgctctactggctaacaccataccaaacatttttctttttactctcCAGGAAGTAATAGAGTACAATCCCTCCTCCAGACACCAGAAAGCAACAGGGGAGTACATAAATGTATGCATATACTATATAATGCTACGATCCTGTTTTATCTAGACGTCTACCAGTATAATATAACTGTCAATAAACTACACACTCCCAACAGAGAATGAGATGAATTTGCTTATGCTGTCCCAGTTTACACAACAAAGCTGAACAGTTAGCTACAGAAAGCAAGAAATATATTATGACCTGGAgaccagtgtgaaaactgcaatatttcaggattttttcTTAGATTAGCAGAACTGAGTTTAACATTTGACACAtataatggtgacatcacaatctGTGGTTTTACATAAGGTTACAGGTATACTAACTATATGCATAATGTGCAAGCAGTGTGAATGGAAATTACAAATTTAGCTTTGCTACATAAGTATGTACATTCCCCATGAATGTCAGTGTTCTTCACAATTACAGTTACTCCATCACTTTCACTGTCCATTGACTGTTGTACAGTATTTTGTGCACAGTAACTTTCTGGCTTTGATCTTTACTGCCTTTGTGTAAAGCGTACTTGACCCATATTTGTTACTTGCTTTTGCTTTAGGTGGAAACTTTTCCAACCACAGCATCCTCCTGCCGTTCTCACTATTGTCAGGGCTGTAAATCACCTTTATATGTATTACTATCATAGCTCGGTCTCAGTGAAGCAATGACTAAATCCTGCttgctatgattttttaaactaAAAACATCCCTGAAAATTTCAGTTTTACTCGGACTGCAGGATATGAATCGGGGCTCGAAACGTTGCTGACTGCAAAGCAATGAGTCTGATGGGCGGAGGTCGCTGATCTACAGGGCGGCTCGCAACTCCTTTCCACTTTACAAAGCTGTCTCACGTTAACCACTCCTCATGTAAACCTAATCACCAACCTACCTGTAAACTGTACATAAGAATGGCAAGAACTAAATAGGTGCCCAAACTTTTGTAGGCCATGACGCACTTTCAAATACTACTCAATACCCACACAGATTATTAAAAGCTGCATTAATGTTGTGGCCTTCTGACTTGGTTCTtacccccttagtgatggagcttttttgtttttttctattttcgttttttcctcccccttttaaaaaatcgtaactcctttatttatccatcgacgtcgctgcatgacggcttgttttttgcgggatgagttgtattgttcaatggtgctatttaatgtaccatataatgcactgaaagatTTTTAaacaattctaagtggagagaaatggaaaaaaaacgacattccgccacctttcagtgcatcttgtttctacggcgcacatactgcaacaaaaatgacatgataaccttattctatgggtcagtacgattactgcaataccaaacttatattattatttttttgctgtactacttgtattttttttaaagatatttaatttttttaaaattattttctgctgccatcttctgcgcacaataacttttttattttcctgtcgacgtagttgtgtgagggctcattttgtgcagaacATCCAGTGGTTTCCATTGGTGCCATGACTGAATACGTAtaactttttggtcactttttattgcattttttcttggagacagggtgaccctaaaagtgcatttctgttgttctttatttttttgcggggtaaataatgcattacttttacGACTTTTACGGGCGCAgcgataacaaatatgtatttttgctttactttttagatttttttattgcgaatatggtaaaaggttttttttaacttttattactttttttttaattagtaaaacttttttctttttctttttacattttcttttagcccTCCGGGGGGaacacaactagtgatgctttgatcgctcctgcagtagtgctatagcattacatcatactgctatctgaCAGGTAGCCTATCaaaccaccccatggggatggcttgataggctgccatgacacccacacatctccctgtgatctcatcgctcgggcatttaaagggtttacagCCCTGATCAGCTGCGCAGCTTATCAGGGCTGTTGCCCCCAGGTGTCATCTGTAAGAAACAACTCACACCTGCGatatatggagggagatagcagcacaaTCTTCCTCCATATGCCTCCTGcaactgcaggatgtaaaaacactatggggccatcactaaggggttactttGGTTTCGACCCTAATACCAAGTTCCTGGTGCCACCAATGCATAATAGAGTCATGAGCCCCAAAGAGCTGGGTGGAGTCTTGTAACTCCTTGTAACGGACATAACCAGCAGTATGGCACCCATGAACTCAAGAGGGCCTGGCACACATAGTCCTAGTACTGATCACAGTCAGGACATTGTGTATAGCAGTACAAACAAGAGCCTATCACACGCAACATCCTGATAGTGGATGGTATCAGGACCTTGTGTATGGTGGCTCAAATGTGTGAAGAGAACCTGGGAGTGAAGAGTGGTAAGTAAATAGAGGGCTTTTGTTTTGGgtttgaatttatttttttggaaGGTTCTGGTCTGGGGGGTCTGAATTTATTTTGGGGGtctgattttttctttttaaatctggCCTGTCTGTGGTCTGAACTTTTTTTGATCTATGGTCTGAAATAATTTTGGAATCTGCTACAGGGTCTGAATTGGTGTTGGGGTTTAGTCTTTGTGTATAAGTTAAATAAGGGGTCTAGTCTGAGCTCTATATTGATTTTGGGCCTGGTATGACGTTGATTCCTCTCATACCTCCACCCTTCATATTTTAATTATGGTTCTTTTGCTCAGTCAAAATTCTCAGCCCAATGTATCGAGCAACGAATGACACACATGTCAATCGGTGCTCGTTTCATACTCTTTTACAAGGGGCTAGAATCAACTTATGCAGATAAAGTATTGCTAAtatgatcattcatccccatagatCGGCTGTACGTCTCCTTGTTCACACAAGGAGATGTACCACCGATCAACGAGCATTATTACGCCTGCATAAACGAGCCAATCAGCCTATGAATGAGCATTTGTTCATTTGTTGGCTGACCATTGGCTCTTTTACATGGCATGATCATTGGGCTAACAAGTGTTCGGAGAAATGCTCATGCCTGATAATGGACCCATGTAAAATTACCATTACGATGCTTCATGGTGTGTGATACCATTTTGTCAGATCATGCTAGAAGTTGTACTTTCATAGAGGTTGTGTTTTTCATTTCATAGCTTGGCTGACAATTGTGGAGGGGGTGTACATTCAATATTTTGCTTTGTGATCCAGAACTTTCCGATTTTTCTGGATGCAAGAGTGGATGTAGATCATCAATCGGATTTAGCCTCTAACTCAACCATAGTAAAAATATAGAGGCTGCACCAGATATGGCAACACAGCTACATTTATATACAGGGTGTCCCAGTTAATATTGTCGCAGGGCAAAGAGTGAAGTAGGCTTCACTGCATTGCTGATGCCATCGAGCTGTCAAATTCAAGTAGTTCAGAACACTATTATCTCAGCTGTACGAGGGCCTTACTTCCCGTCCCGCATGGCACTGGGGCAAAACTGTGCCTCCTGCACGTCCAACAAATCATATACCACTTGATTTTTAGGTTCCAGTGAAGTGGAAGGAGCTTATGCTACACCTGTGAACAACATCATCACGCTGGGTCAAAGAAAAATGGGCGCAGTTGGACAATATTCTGTAGACATATTAATTGCTGCTGAGCACCATGCATAAaagaaacccctcaaacctcACACAGCGGAATAAATTCTCCATGGAGGGAAAAAATTCTCACTCTTAAGAATCCCCTGATTGAGGTTGTTTTTGCCAAATACCAGCCGTAAAATCCATCAAAGCATAACGCGCCTCCACTATAAAGCTTATTGTCCTAAAAATAATTCACAGTTTTTGACTTGATATGAACACCAAAAATGACTGAACCAATCCACTGTGTTTTGGTATCAGACACTATTGTCTATTAACTCCTTACCGACCGCCAATACGCCTTCTGATGGCCTCCCAGGCTGGGCCTTATTCCACATGGCCGTTAAAAGACTGCCTCACTGTGGAATAGAACCACGGCTCCGGGGACTGTCACAGCTCTGGAGGTAGGAGGGAGTCTGGAGCACACAATGAGAGCCACGGTGAGCAGTCTGTGGCCACGCGATCACCGTTatgcaatggataacagcgatcgcataaaagtgtaaaaaaaagttcaatcaaGTAGAATTTTCagatcccctcatggatcggatccgcgaggagagctgaaactactcacctctgtcctccgCAATGACCCACGATgctctggtccttccaggaccagacgtcatcttctgcgcatgcaaaGACGGAAAATGTTGCATATACAGAAGGCCGGCAAGCCCGTCAGATTTGaaatctccctgttcctggctagcatgagtagccaagagcagggagatgtcaccaggaacCGCTGTATGctgttcccagtcacatgattgccgttatccaatggataacggcgatcatctaaagttaaaaaaaatgtttaaaaagtatttttaaaagtttaagtttcaaaTTCcctgaagggagatgaaattgcataccttaccccggcttctgcgcacgcaccaGTCGCCAAAATGacagacgcatgcacaaaagcagtGGATtgtcggggtaatttaaaatctccctgctcctggctaccaaatgtagccaaaAGCCTGAAGATTTTATGGGGAGACGCAgtatgcggtccctggtcacatgatcgctgttatccattggataatgacgatcatataaaaatgaaaaaagttaaagtttcacttcCCGTCACGGGTCCGATACATAAAGGCaggtgaaattacttatctaAGGCCTCCGCCAATGTCCCCCAACGGaatttatctgtggaccttttcccagcttcggcgcatgcgtccgtcagcaaaatggtggatgtAAGAGCAGAATCTagggattacacaattccactcacattagtgggttggaattatgtaatccactcgcagaaaacaatgCAGCAAGttttattttaccgtggatatccgcaatatagaggccattgtgctccaTAGTCGCGGAtacacccgcagcccatacgcgacTACATTGTGTAGGGCtccgggtacctgtgtcatcactGAGCatcggtgcggaaaatacaaacaaaaaaaggtgtagtgCACATGACCGCCtctgtgagtacacagttatgcgcagtacattacgcggccgtacgcagggccatggccgggctcacagctgggatccgctgcgggtctCTGCAAGCACATTCCatttatggccgtgtgagccctgcGTTATacagattgctacctgtaatacataatttacaagaagccacgggaacgctcgccttcttgcagttccaggagcagcttgttgagcgccttctgtgtgagaccgcagcacctcagcaagctttcaaagcctcacagagcgccactttttacacacccccccccccgccgcctttttacaccccatccctgccgctaagGTCAACAAGCCCCCACAAAAAAgggttgggtttgcagcaagcatgggaggagaagggatacctggttttattgctccGTTTGCCCAACCCAACCAGACCTCCATAATTACGCcagttttcagacataccacacaatttacattgtTACTTTTTTTCTAAGATTTACGGAACTCCAAAaagcgggggaggggggattatttttaaggagtcaatttttttctgcacaagtgagcaatggggcctggaatttattcagttgtgccctgcaatccaacaggtgttccctccattataggcctagccatgtgtccagtaagcagattggggctacaatgggtatgtttctgaacacaggacaaacagggggatccattttggggtaaaagtctttattcatatttgtgctgtacaaataaaactgtttttaaaatgacacaattgccaaaaaaatgaaaattgtaattattacttctgctttgcttagattcattcaaaaactgtggggtacaaatacgcagtacacccctagatgaatttgttaaggggtctagttttcaaaatgggatcatttgtgggggttctccatcattttggccactcaagggctctaccattgagcaatggggcctaaatcaccttcaggtGAAAATGTCTGGTCTCAAAGCCACCagctgtgcatacagacagaagattagggccacaatgggtatgattatgaacacggaacaaacagggggttGCAAaagctcattttcatgtgcactatagaaaataaacctggctttaaaatgacatatttgcaaaaatattatattttattttttctcctctaaattgcattaactcctgaaaagaaactgtggggtgaaaatactcatgacaccccttagtgaatacattaagagttgtagtttttaaaatagggtcatttgtgggggtatatatcattccgacacctatgagcctttgcaatcttggcttggtgcaggaaaacaaaatgttcttcaaaatgttgataagtaatgttaaatttgtacatctcttaaatggttttaaaaaactaaagtttttcaaatctgtgtccagaataaagtaaacagatgggaatATATTTATCTTattaaaaaatttgtacagtaaatgtgcacatatttgagatattgcaggtgaaaatgtgaaaaaaattacaactttttcaaaattttcccaattgtggcacttttaataaatatacacaaattctatcagtctatttttaccacctaaatgaagtataatatgtgatgaaaaaacaatttcagaatcacttggatatgcaaagcctttacagagttattctatgttaaagtgacatgtcagatttccaaaatttggcttgggcattaggcgcaaacaggctttgtca is a window of Eleutherodactylus coqui strain aEleCoq1 chromosome 4, aEleCoq1.hap1, whole genome shotgun sequence DNA encoding:
- the LOC136624600 gene encoding B- and T-lymphocyte attenuator-like, with the translated sequence MGALVPASWRSHALLYMAATLSLGMSLTDEDNSSCAPEINMTGQHKFGKSPGQPLTLKCPVRLCHQGSPNVTWCKINEPSCDPVRIGEEIYSSMENQKTYAVYVLKFKSVQINDTGYYKCKANYGKHSLMGKTVQVVISDEFVAENLTAINITETANTTDITNTFHTFTLLVYIMATAGGVCVLIITVSLLIYCQKHFKEKNKSSTQDPAPTEELQFVAMPESTKNSPQYMQRGTPTLMDTDLTAVTVEVTYDNAQMVYKSPAQNVPHDREEDSIVYADLNHNAKKSSFHLVADCDVEYATVHRNEPRKNDCNK